A window from Streptomyces sp. NBC_00299 encodes these proteins:
- a CDS encoding DNA-3-methyladenine glycosylase I → MSDGTALAGPDGALRCPWALSTPDYVTYHDEEWGRPVHGDDALYERLSLEAFQSGLSWITILRRREGFRAAFAGFEIAKVATFTDTDKDRLLTDEGIIRNRAKIDATVANARVLADWAPGDLDDLIWSHAPDPTTRPAPKTVADVPAVTPESTALSKALKKRGLRFVGPTTAYALMQACGLVDDHLETCVARSAV, encoded by the coding sequence ATGAGTGACGGCACGGCCCTCGCCGGCCCGGACGGCGCCCTGCGCTGCCCCTGGGCCCTGTCCACCCCGGACTACGTGACGTACCACGACGAGGAGTGGGGCCGCCCGGTCCACGGCGACGACGCCCTCTACGAACGCCTCAGCCTGGAGGCCTTCCAGTCGGGCTTGTCCTGGATCACGATCCTGCGCCGCCGCGAGGGTTTCCGAGCCGCCTTCGCGGGCTTCGAGATCGCCAAGGTCGCCACCTTCACGGACACCGACAAGGACCGCCTCCTCACCGACGAGGGCATCATCCGCAACCGGGCGAAGATCGACGCGACCGTCGCCAACGCCCGTGTGCTGGCCGACTGGGCCCCCGGCGACCTGGACGACCTGATCTGGTCCCACGCCCCGGACCCGACCACGCGCCCGGCCCCGAAGACCGTCGCCGACGTCCCGGCGGTCACCCCGGAGTCGACTGCCCTGTCCAAGGCCCTGAAGAAGAGGGGCCTGCGCTTCGTAGGACCGACGACGGCATACGCGTTGATGCAGGCGTGCGGTCTGGTCGACGATCACTTGGAAACCTGCGTCGCGAGAAGCGCCGTCTAG
- a CDS encoding DivIVA domain-containing protein, translating into MVMFLFLVVALAVVVAAVTLAVVGGGESDGPLPEAEPERLQDLLPLDRPVDRADIETLRFPLAARGYRMADVDDALSRLGAELAERDARIADLESALSGAQASPGHVSMDKPAQEDQQ; encoded by the coding sequence ATGGTTATGTTCTTGTTCCTGGTCGTCGCGCTGGCCGTCGTGGTCGCCGCGGTGACACTCGCCGTGGTGGGCGGCGGCGAGAGCGACGGCCCGCTGCCCGAGGCGGAGCCCGAGCGCCTGCAGGACCTGCTGCCGCTCGACCGGCCGGTCGACCGCGCGGACATCGAGACGCTCCGCTTCCCGCTCGCCGCTCGCGGCTACCGCATGGCCGACGTCGACGACGCCCTCAGCCGGCTCGGCGCCGAGCTCGCCGAGCGCGACGCCCGGATCGCCGACCTGGAGTCCGCCCTGTCCGGCGCGCAGGCCTCGCCCGGTCATGTGTCGATGGACAAGCCCGCCCAGGAGGACCAGCAATGA
- the folP gene encoding dihydropteroate synthase: MLRLGRREFDTHEPVIMAIVNRTPDSFYDQGATFRDEPALARVEQAVAEGAAIIDIGGVKAGPGEEVTAEEEARRTVGFVAEVRRRFPDVVISVDTWRAEVGAAVCEAGADLLNDAWGGVDPGLAEVAARYGVGLVCTHAGGAEPRTRPHRVTYDDVMADILRVTVGLAERALALGVPRESILIDPGHDFGKSTRHSLEATRRLGEMVETGWPVLVSLSNKDFVGETLDRPVKERVVGTLATTAVSAWLGAQVYRVHEVAETRQVLEMVASIAGWRAPAVARRGLA, from the coding sequence ATGCTCAGGCTGGGCAGGCGTGAGTTCGACACGCACGAGCCGGTGATCATGGCGATCGTGAACCGGACCCCGGACTCCTTCTACGACCAGGGGGCGACGTTCCGCGACGAGCCCGCCCTCGCGCGCGTGGAGCAGGCCGTGGCGGAGGGGGCGGCCATCATCGACATCGGCGGGGTCAAGGCCGGGCCCGGCGAAGAGGTGACCGCCGAGGAGGAGGCGCGGCGGACGGTCGGGTTCGTGGCCGAGGTGCGGCGGCGCTTTCCGGATGTCGTGATCAGCGTGGACACCTGGCGGGCCGAGGTCGGGGCGGCGGTGTGCGAGGCGGGGGCGGATCTGCTGAACGACGCGTGGGGTGGGGTGGATCCCGGGCTGGCGGAGGTCGCCGCTCGGTACGGGGTGGGGTTGGTGTGCACGCATGCCGGGGGTGCGGAGCCTCGGACCCGGCCGCATCGGGTGACGTACGACGACGTCATGGCCGACATTCTGCGGGTGACAGTGGGGCTGGCCGAGCGGGCGCTGGCGCTGGGGGTGCCGCGGGAGTCGATCCTGATCGATCCGGGGCACGACTTCGGGAAGAGCACGCGGCACAGTCTTGAGGCGACTCGGCGGCTCGGGGAGATGGTCGAGACGGGGTGGCCTGTGCTGGTGTCGCTGTCCAACAAGGACTTTGTCGGGGAGACGCTGGACCGGCCGGTGAAGGAGCGGGTGGTGGGGACGTTGGCCACTACTGCGGTGTCGGCGTGGTTGGGGGCGCAGGTGTATCGGGTGCATGAGGTGGCGGAGACGCGGCAGGTGTTGGAGATGGTGGCGTCGATCGCGGGGTGGCGGGCGCCGGCGGTGGCACGGCGGGGGTTGGCCTAG
- a CDS encoding TIGR00730 family Rossman fold protein, translating to MATGNPEGKKQPPSEQRLGPVIRRRDQVTASTTDQRLLDAGGPSDWVHTDPWRVLRIQSEFIEGFGTLAELPPAISVFGSARTPADSPEYDAGVRLGRGLVEAGFAVITGGGPGAMEAANKGACEAKGVSVGLGIELPFEQGLNPYVDIGLNFRYFFVRKMMFVKYAQGFVVLPGGLGTLDELFEALTLVQTQKVTRFPIVLFGSEYWGGLVDWLKNTLIAQGKASEKDLLLFHVTDDVDEAVALVSKEAGR from the coding sequence ATGGCTACCGGCAACCCCGAGGGGAAGAAGCAGCCACCGTCGGAGCAGCGTCTGGGACCGGTGATCCGCAGGCGGGATCAGGTGACGGCGAGCACGACCGACCAGCGCCTGCTGGATGCGGGCGGGCCCTCCGACTGGGTCCACACGGACCCCTGGCGAGTCCTGCGCATCCAGTCGGAGTTCATCGAGGGCTTCGGCACCCTCGCCGAACTCCCGCCCGCCATCAGCGTGTTCGGCTCGGCCCGCACACCGGCCGACTCTCCCGAGTACGACGCCGGAGTCCGCCTCGGCCGGGGCCTGGTCGAGGCCGGCTTCGCGGTGATCACCGGCGGTGGTCCGGGTGCCATGGAAGCGGCGAACAAGGGCGCCTGCGAGGCGAAGGGCGTCTCGGTCGGCCTCGGCATCGAGCTCCCCTTCGAGCAGGGGCTCAACCCCTACGTCGACATCGGCCTGAACTTCCGGTACTTCTTCGTCCGCAAGATGATGTTCGTCAAGTACGCCCAGGGCTTCGTGGTCCTCCCCGGCGGTCTCGGCACCCTCGACGAGCTCTTCGAGGCCCTCACCCTCGTCCAGACCCAGAAGGTCACCCGCTTCCCGATCGTCCTCTTCGGCAGCGAGTACTGGGGCGGGCTGGTCGACTGGCTGAAGAACACCCTGATCGCCCAGGGCAAGGCATCGGAAAAGGACCTGCTCCTGTTCCACGTCACGGACGACGTGGACGAGGCGGTGGCACTGGTGTCGAAGGAGGCGGGGCGCTAG
- the dapE gene encoding succinyl-diaminopimelate desuccinylase, with the protein MADTSLDLTLDAAKLTAQLVDFPSVSGTEQPLADAIEAALRALPHLTVDRYGNNVVARTNLGRPERVILAGHIDTVPIADNVPSRLDADGVLWGCGTCDMKSGVAVQLRIAETVLAPNRDLTFVFYDNEEVTADLNGLKHVSEARPEWLEGDFAVLLEPSDGEVEGGCQGTLRVLLKTTGERAHSARSWMGSNAIHAAAPILARLASYEPRYPVIDGLEYREGLNAVGISGGVAGNVIPDECVVTVNFRYAPDRTEEEAVAHVREVFADCGVEEFVVDDHSGGALPGLSHPAAAAFMAAVGGDARPKYGWTDVSRFSSLGIPAVNYGPGNPHLAHKRDERVETAKILAGEERLRAWLTA; encoded by the coding sequence ATGGCCGACACCTCCCTTGACCTCACGCTGGACGCCGCGAAGCTCACCGCGCAGCTCGTTGACTTCCCCTCCGTCAGCGGCACGGAGCAGCCTCTCGCGGACGCGATCGAGGCCGCCCTGCGCGCCCTGCCGCATCTGACGGTCGACCGGTACGGCAACAACGTCGTGGCGCGCACCAACCTGGGCCGGCCGGAGCGCGTGATCCTCGCCGGCCACATCGACACGGTACCGATCGCGGACAACGTCCCCTCGCGGCTGGACGCGGACGGCGTCCTGTGGGGCTGCGGCACCTGCGACATGAAGTCGGGCGTCGCGGTCCAGCTCCGCATCGCCGAGACGGTCCTGGCCCCGAACCGCGACCTGACCTTCGTCTTCTACGACAACGAAGAGGTCACGGCGGACCTCAACGGCCTCAAGCACGTGTCCGAGGCCCGTCCGGAGTGGCTGGAGGGCGACTTCGCGGTCCTGCTGGAGCCGTCGGACGGCGAGGTCGAGGGCGGCTGCCAGGGCACGCTCCGGGTGCTCCTCAAGACCACGGGCGAGCGCGCCCACTCCGCGCGCAGCTGGATGGGCTCGAACGCGATCCACGCGGCGGCCCCGATCCTCGCCCGCCTGGCGTCGTACGAGCCCCGCTACCCGGTGATCGACGGCCTGGAGTACCGGGAGGGCCTGAACGCGGTCGGCATCTCGGGCGGCGTGGCGGGCAATGTCATCCCGGACGAATGCGTCGTCACCGTCAACTTCCGCTACGCCCCCGACCGCACCGAGGAGGAGGCCGTCGCGCACGTCCGCGAGGTCTTCGCCGACTGCGGCGTCGAGGAGTTCGTGGTGGACGACCACAGCGGCGGCGCGCTCCCCGGCCTCTCCCACCCCGCGGCAGCGGCGTTCATGGCCGCCGTCGGCGGCGACGCGCGCCCCAAGTACGGCTGGACGGACGTCTCCCGTTTCTCCTCCCTCGGCATCCCGGCGGTCAACTACGGCCCCGGCAACCCGCACTTGGCGCACAAGCGGGACGAGCGGGTGGAGACGGCGAAGATCCTTGCGGGGGAGGAGCGGCTGAGGGCGTGGCTCACGGCGTAG